The following proteins are co-located in the Brachybacterium sacelli genome:
- a CDS encoding ABC transporter permease codes for MALRNGTFSLRPRGLWLVTSLELRQRVRSARWYIALGAWTLILLGIGVMALAPVLYTSGWGSIAPVARVMFSLQMLLVLFAMLLVTPALSAGSINGDRSAGTLATLQASLLSPLEIVLGKLLAGLATGLAFLVLAMPSALPLAVLGNVSVFYLLRVVAMICFLTFCVTAIGLGLSAITQRQLGSVVLAYVLVFGVTVVGPILWGTSMVFLHEEREVTEYVVETGEDGTSAGGICVAETATVKVYRMDLAQPVLWPNPVVMLAEAAPTPELMEYWEEANDEVDALSVLKFGMREVSSPPHPSDYNYCSPDAAGSPQDLGEPMQIPLWPMGVAAWAVVALGALALAVLRLAVPIRRLGKGTRIA; via the coding sequence ATGGCCCTGCGGAACGGCACATTCTCCCTGCGTCCGCGCGGGCTGTGGCTGGTGACCTCCCTCGAGCTGCGCCAGCGGGTCCGCTCCGCTCGCTGGTACATCGCCCTCGGTGCCTGGACGCTGATCCTGCTCGGCATCGGGGTGATGGCGCTCGCCCCGGTCCTGTACACCTCGGGGTGGGGGTCGATCGCCCCCGTCGCCCGCGTCATGTTCAGCCTGCAGATGCTGCTCGTGCTGTTCGCGATGCTGCTGGTCACGCCCGCTCTGTCGGCCGGGTCGATCAACGGCGACCGCAGCGCCGGCACCCTCGCCACGCTGCAGGCGAGCCTGCTCAGCCCGCTCGAGATCGTGCTCGGCAAGCTGCTGGCCGGGCTGGCCACCGGTCTCGCCTTCCTGGTGCTGGCGATGCCGTCGGCCCTGCCGCTGGCGGTGCTGGGGAACGTCAGCGTCTTCTACCTGCTGCGCGTCGTGGCGATGATCTGCTTCCTGACCTTCTGCGTGACGGCGATCGGGCTGGGGCTCTCGGCGATCACGCAGCGCCAGCTGGGCTCGGTGGTTCTCGCGTACGTGCTGGTGTTCGGCGTGACCGTGGTGGGACCGATCCTGTGGGGCACCTCCATGGTGTTCCTCCATGAGGAGCGCGAGGTCACCGAGTACGTCGTCGAGACCGGAGAGGACGGCACCAGCGCAGGGGGCATCTGCGTCGCCGAGACCGCCACCGTGAAGGTCTACCGGATGGATCTCGCCCAGCCTGTGCTGTGGCCGAACCCGGTGGTCATGCTGGCCGAGGCCGCGCCCACCCCGGAACTCATGGAGTACTGGGAGGAGGCGAACGACGAGGTCGACGCGCTGTCCGTGCTCAAGTTCGGGATGCGCGAGGTCTCGAGCCCGCCGCACCCCTCGGACTACAACTACTGCTCGCCGGACGCCGCGGGGTCCCCGCAGGATCTCGGCGAGCCGATGCAGATCCCGCTGTGGCCGATGGGCGTGGCCGCCTGGGCCGTCGTGGCGCTCGGAGCGCTGGCCCTTGCGGTGCTCCGCCTGGCCGTGCCGATCAGGCGCCTGGGCAAAGGCACGCGGATCGCCTGA
- a CDS encoding histidine phosphatase family protein has product MTRYLYLARHGEADPLGELTDTGRSQAALLGERLARMPLDVVWHSPLPRAVESAQVIARELPPTVLVDDVEELIDHVPYVPPAEELSAAWAPFFDGYDAEEAAVGHDLAHRLSRRFGASSVSGRAAGAGDRDTHEVLITHAFQIAWLIRDALEAPPARWLGLNCANAALTMIEHRAARPPSVVLVNDMSHLPRELHWTGFPDILRP; this is encoded by the coding sequence ATGACCCGATATCTCTACCTCGCCCGTCACGGCGAGGCCGATCCCCTCGGGGAGCTCACGGACACCGGCAGGTCCCAGGCCGCCCTGCTGGGCGAGCGGCTCGCACGGATGCCCCTCGACGTCGTGTGGCATTCGCCCCTGCCCCGCGCCGTCGAGAGTGCGCAGGTGATCGCCCGGGAACTGCCCCCGACCGTTCTGGTCGACGACGTGGAGGAGCTCATCGACCACGTCCCCTACGTCCCGCCCGCCGAGGAGCTCTCAGCGGCCTGGGCCCCGTTCTTCGATGGCTACGACGCCGAGGAGGCGGCGGTCGGGCACGACCTCGCCCACCGGTTGAGCAGGCGCTTCGGGGCGTCGTCCGTATCGGGGCGCGCTGCGGGAGCAGGCGATCGGGACACGCACGAGGTGCTCATCACCCATGCCTTCCAGATCGCCTGGTTGATCCGTGACGCCCTCGAGGCGCCGCCGGCACGCTGGCTCGGCCTCAACTGCGCCAACGCCGCCCTGACCATGATCGAGCACCGGGCAGCGCGGCCTCCGTCGGTCGTCCTCGTCAACGACATGTCCCACCTGCCGCGGGAGCTGCACTGGACGGGGTTTCCCGACATCCTGCGACCCTGA
- a CDS encoding PEP/pyruvate-binding domain-containing protein has translation MLVRLRDATRSTCGAKAATLGTLLRAGLPVPDGLVVPFAMHRGAGEEPLGGSPEGIAPRTADLPTVARTATLHSTAEPPTMDLRVALDEALGALADVPVAVRSSATGEDSADSSAAGQYETVLAVRGADGIAAAVHRCWASLAPTRALDPSAGAGPDGDLGSSAMAVIIQPLVDAEVAGVLFTPTQPGGATRLEASWGLGAAVVGGEVSPDAYEVTANGLVTSEVADKHRRVDREGNGVVAREVAAEQRRAPCLDEDAAVELARLGHRISELLGGPQDIEWARSGGDLRILQSRPITAEPPSVGRDAPAVPPNLLRGTPGSRGQVAGPVRIARGPEDFSRVRAGDVLVCPWTDPAWTPLLRVVDGIITEVGGALSHAAIVAREQHVPAVLGVAGATSSLRDGEWVELDGSAGTIARTAGGTPR, from the coding sequence ATGCTCGTTCGTCTGCGCGACGCCACGAGGAGTACCTGCGGGGCGAAGGCCGCGACCCTCGGCACCCTGTTGCGCGCAGGATTGCCGGTGCCCGACGGCCTCGTCGTGCCGTTCGCGATGCACCGGGGCGCGGGGGAGGAGCCGCTCGGCGGATCACCGGAGGGCATCGCGCCGCGGACGGCCGATCTGCCGACGGTGGCCCGTACGGCAACACTCCATTCGACCGCCGAGCCGCCCACGATGGACCTCCGCGTGGCGCTCGATGAGGCCCTGGGTGCGCTCGCGGACGTGCCTGTCGCCGTGCGCTCCTCCGCGACCGGGGAGGACTCGGCGGACTCCTCCGCCGCCGGGCAGTACGAGACCGTCCTCGCAGTGCGCGGGGCCGACGGCATCGCCGCCGCGGTGCACCGCTGCTGGGCCTCGCTGGCGCCCACTCGCGCCCTCGACCCGTCGGCCGGCGCCGGTCCTGACGGTGATCTCGGAAGCTCGGCGATGGCCGTGATCATCCAGCCGCTGGTGGACGCCGAGGTCGCCGGGGTCCTGTTCACACCCACGCAGCCGGGCGGTGCCACGCGCCTCGAAGCGTCCTGGGGGCTGGGAGCGGCCGTCGTCGGAGGCGAGGTCTCGCCCGACGCCTACGAAGTCACTGCCAACGGGCTCGTGACCAGCGAGGTCGCCGACAAGCATCGACGCGTCGACCGTGAGGGGAACGGGGTCGTCGCTCGCGAGGTCGCTGCTGAGCAGCGGCGGGCGCCGTGTCTAGACGAGGACGCGGCCGTCGAGCTCGCGCGTCTCGGGCACAGGATCTCCGAGCTCCTCGGGGGTCCGCAGGACATCGAATGGGCCCGGTCCGGCGGCGACCTCCGGATCCTCCAGTCCCGTCCGATCACCGCAGAGCCGCCTTCCGTGGGCAGAGATGCGCCGGCGGTCCCTCCGAACCTCCTGCGGGGCACCCCGGGCAGTCGCGGGCAGGTCGCGGGCCCGGTGCGTATCGCCCGAGGCCCGGAGGACTTCTCCCGGGTACGTGCCGGCGACGTTCTCGTGTGCCCGTGGACGGATCCGGCCTGGACGCCGCTGCTGCGCGTCGTCGACGGCATCATCACCGAGGTCGGTGGGGCGCTGTCGCACGCCGCCATCGTCGCCCGCGAGCAGCACGTCCCCGCCGTCCTCGGAGTCGCCGGAGCCACCTCTTCCCTCCGCGACGGAGAATGGGTAGAGCTCGACGGGAGCGCCGGAACCATCGCTCGTACCGCGGGAGGAACGCCTCGATGA
- a CDS encoding carbohydrate ABC transporter permease, with product MQTTPDSAKPPPSSGSAPADVSHAATDRAPSGDHTPSGQDSFGRSTGSRGRRPGLGSMQLRALAGYAGTYLVLAVAAVLTLGPFLFSVMTAFTSSRQFAQEGPLSVPAPPVLENIMALFGPSAGPDGFVTPVVVTVQMVATILVGQMVFSVLAAYAFAQLRFPGRDLLFWVYVATLMVPQVVVVVPLYLMMSEAGLRNTFWALVLPFVLGSPYAIFLLRENFRGVPTELMDAMRIDGAGTLRLLWHLVVPLNRAIIVTLILITVVTHWNNFMWPMVITSGPEWRTITVATSALQSQFDNNWTLVMAGTTLAMLPLVLLMIVFQKQITRSVGDTTLR from the coding sequence ATGCAGACCACCCCTGACTCCGCGAAGCCGCCACCGTCGAGCGGTTCCGCGCCCGCCGACGTGTCGCACGCCGCGACGGACCGGGCTCCCTCCGGCGACCACACCCCCTCCGGCCAGGACTCCTTCGGTCGTTCCACCGGATCTCGGGGCCGCCGTCCCGGCCTCGGATCGATGCAGCTGCGCGCGCTCGCCGGTTATGCGGGGACCTACCTGGTGCTCGCCGTCGCCGCGGTGCTCACGCTGGGCCCGTTCCTGTTCTCGGTGATGACGGCCTTCACCTCTTCCCGGCAGTTCGCCCAGGAGGGTCCGCTGTCGGTCCCCGCCCCGCCGGTGCTCGAGAACATCATGGCCCTGTTCGGTCCGTCCGCTGGACCGGACGGCTTCGTGACACCAGTGGTGGTCACGGTGCAGATGGTGGCGACGATCCTGGTGGGACAGATGGTGTTCTCGGTACTGGCCGCCTACGCCTTCGCTCAGCTCCGCTTCCCCGGCCGTGACCTGCTGTTCTGGGTGTATGTGGCGACACTGATGGTGCCGCAGGTGGTCGTGGTGGTGCCGCTGTACCTGATGATGAGCGAGGCAGGGCTGCGCAACACCTTCTGGGCGCTGGTGCTGCCCTTCGTGCTCGGCTCCCCCTACGCGATCTTCCTGCTGCGTGAGAACTTCCGCGGAGTCCCGACCGAGCTGATGGACGCGATGCGGATCGACGGCGCGGGGACGCTGCGGCTGCTGTGGCATCTCGTGGTGCCGCTGAACCGCGCGATCATCGTGACGCTGATCCTGATCACCGTGGTCACGCACTGGAACAACTTCATGTGGCCGATGGTGATCACCTCGGGTCCCGAGTGGCGCACCATCACCGTGGCGACCTCGGCGCTGCAGTCGCAGTTCGACAACAACTGGACGCTGGTGATGGCCGGGACGACCCTGGCCATGCTGCCGCTGGTGCTACTGATGATCGTGTTCCAGAAACAGATCACCCGCTCGGTCGGCGACACCACGCTGCGCTGA
- a CDS encoding ABC transporter substrate-binding protein → MLKRRTLLSSVAAAGLLGTAAACSPSSDDGAGSGEDGKGSLTFRLWDENAVAAYEESFKAFTADSGWQVEIDVVPWNDYWTRLPLDVASGDAADVYWMNSANYVLYKDSEDLLDINEVVPDGASQWEQSVVDLYTRDGGLWGVPQIWDSIALFYNKALVEKAGVDPSALEFDPTADTDGLRDAAKALTVDGEGRHPGEKDFAVDSREQYGFNSQADRQAIIGPMLASNGATWQKDDKYTFASAEGIEAFQYMADLVNVENVAPSAADTNENGDFTRDLFTQGKLGLFQSGPYSLTAISEGVADSFEWALAPPVAGPSGAKSLVHGVVAVGNAKADEDKQEGIAALLTWLGSVDGQTPLAEKGVSFPAHVDAQQAFLDFWKEKGVDVSVFVEAAKNPAEADTGARANAGLEAVMPTFQEVFIGRLTAEDGIPQAQEEGNAAMAE, encoded by the coding sequence ATGCTGAAGCGTCGCACCCTCCTCTCCTCCGTCGCCGCCGCCGGACTGCTCGGGACCGCCGCCGCCTGTTCCCCCTCGAGCGACGACGGCGCAGGCTCCGGCGAGGACGGCAAGGGCTCGCTGACCTTCCGGCTCTGGGACGAGAACGCCGTGGCCGCGTACGAGGAATCGTTCAAGGCCTTCACCGCCGACAGCGGCTGGCAGGTCGAGATCGACGTGGTCCCGTGGAACGACTACTGGACCCGCCTGCCGCTGGACGTGGCCAGCGGCGATGCGGCCGACGTGTACTGGATGAACTCGGCGAACTACGTGCTGTACAAGGATTCCGAGGACCTGCTCGACATCAACGAGGTCGTCCCCGATGGCGCCTCGCAGTGGGAGCAGAGCGTCGTGGACCTCTACACCCGTGACGGCGGTCTCTGGGGGGTTCCCCAGATCTGGGACTCGATCGCCCTGTTCTACAACAAGGCGCTGGTCGAGAAGGCGGGAGTGGATCCTTCGGCCCTGGAATTCGATCCCACGGCCGACACCGACGGCTTGCGCGACGCTGCGAAGGCTCTGACGGTGGACGGCGAGGGCCGGCATCCGGGCGAGAAGGACTTCGCCGTCGACTCGCGCGAGCAGTACGGCTTCAACTCGCAGGCGGACCGGCAGGCGATCATCGGCCCGATGCTGGCCTCCAACGGCGCGACCTGGCAGAAGGACGACAAGTACACCTTCGCCTCCGCCGAGGGGATTGAGGCGTTCCAGTACATGGCCGACCTGGTCAACGTCGAGAACGTCGCTCCCAGCGCCGCCGACACCAACGAGAACGGCGATTTCACGCGGGACCTGTTCACCCAGGGAAAGCTCGGTCTGTTCCAGTCCGGGCCCTACAGCCTCACCGCGATCTCCGAGGGCGTGGCGGACTCCTTCGAATGGGCGCTGGCGCCGCCGGTCGCCGGGCCCTCCGGCGCGAAGTCACTGGTGCACGGCGTGGTCGCGGTCGGCAATGCGAAGGCCGACGAGGACAAGCAGGAGGGTATCGCCGCCCTGCTGACCTGGCTGGGCAGCGTCGACGGCCAGACGCCGCTGGCCGAGAAGGGCGTCTCCTTCCCCGCACACGTCGATGCGCAGCAGGCCTTCCTCGACTTCTGGAAGGAGAAGGGAGTCGATGTCAGCGTGTTCGTCGAGGCGGCCAAGAATCCCGCGGAGGCCGACACCGGTGCCCGCGCCAATGCCGGCCTGGAAGCCGTGATGCCGACGTTCCAGGAGGTCTTCATCGGCCGCCTGACCGCCGAGGACGGGATCCCGCAGGCGCAGGAGGAGGGCAACGCCGCAATGGCGGAATGA
- a CDS encoding transcriptional regulator yields MPPPYGATEPASACTVTEAPEVPTAVVTQRDFPMYEMSTLMDGTFSHLVSALEEAGIHPIGPAFALHHRAPVSTADVEVGFPVDAPLREPITLPSGYEVTASVLPGGRVGWVSHIGGYGGLAESWGAFTEDVGESEEQMTYPFWEFYVTPPSPDVNPASLRTDLFSLLEPRSD; encoded by the coding sequence ATGCCCCCTCCCTATGGCGCCACTGAGCCGGCCTCCGCCTGCACGGTGACCGAGGCCCCCGAGGTCCCCACCGCGGTGGTGACGCAGCGCGACTTCCCGATGTACGAGATGTCGACCCTGATGGACGGCACGTTCTCGCACCTCGTCTCCGCCCTGGAGGAGGCGGGCATCCACCCGATCGGCCCGGCGTTCGCCCTCCACCACCGCGCGCCGGTCTCGACCGCGGACGTCGAGGTCGGCTTCCCCGTGGATGCCCCGCTGCGCGAGCCGATCACCCTGCCCAGCGGATACGAGGTGACCGCCTCGGTGCTGCCCGGAGGTCGGGTGGGCTGGGTCAGCCACATCGGCGGCTACGGCGGCCTGGCGGAGAGCTGGGGCGCGTTCACCGAGGACGTCGGGGAGTCCGAGGAGCAGATGACCTACCCGTTCTGGGAGTTCTACGTGACTCCACCATCGCCCGACGTGAATCCCGCGTCACTGCGCACCGACCTGTTCAGCCTGCTCGAGCCGCGCTCGGACTGA
- a CDS encoding transcriptional regulator, with the protein MNSTSSLDLLVLHGVRLRGFAGTRGIADRFGLDPLVTAEVLHDYEKQGAVAFASFADLGGWSLTTTGRVHNERMLAGELDAVGGTRELHEVHREFLPWNARLVQACTDWQLRPVDGDPLAVNDHSEPARDARILEELTRVGNALAPITDRLTAVLERFDGYDSRYAVALERAHAGQTAWVDRSDVDSCHRVWFELHEDLVATLGIDRSTA; encoded by the coding sequence GTGAACTCGACCTCGTCCCTCGACCTGCTGGTGCTGCACGGCGTGCGGCTGCGCGGCTTCGCCGGGACTCGCGGGATCGCCGATCGTTTCGGTCTGGATCCCCTGGTCACTGCCGAGGTCCTGCACGACTACGAGAAGCAGGGGGCGGTCGCCTTCGCCAGCTTCGCCGATCTCGGGGGATGGTCCCTCACCACGACGGGACGCGTACACAACGAGCGGATGCTCGCCGGTGAGCTCGACGCCGTCGGCGGAACGCGGGAGCTGCACGAGGTCCACCGCGAGTTCCTGCCCTGGAATGCACGTCTGGTCCAGGCCTGCACGGACTGGCAGCTGCGTCCGGTCGACGGGGACCCTCTCGCGGTCAACGACCATTCCGAGCCGGCGCGGGACGCACGGATCCTGGAGGAGCTGACCCGGGTCGGGAACGCCCTGGCACCGATCACGGACCGCCTGACCGCCGTCCTCGAACGCTTCGACGGGTACGACTCCCGGTACGCAGTAGCGCTGGAGCGTGCGCACGCGGGACAGACCGCCTGGGTCGATCGGAGCGACGTCGATTCGTGCCACCGGGTCTGGTTCGAGCTGCACGAGGACCTCGTCGCGACGCTCGGCATCGACCGTTCCACCGCGTGA
- a CDS encoding ABC transporter ATP-binding protein, with protein sequence MTESTTPVEGAGPDPQGESGTGYAYDPPQHASPGGEAMGGDTIGPPTGLGAVDPQNGHAFDLQNGKAAGPPNGAVNGPGILCEHVSRSFGAVHAVQDLSFAAPRGKVTALVGPNGSGKSTLMLMLASLLAPDSGRVLVHGVDPSQDSAAVRATVGWMPDQFGAWDSLRVSEVLEVMARAYFLPGEQIRSRVDELLMLMDLVPLAAQPAHVLSRGQKQRLGLARALVHRPEVLVLDEPASGLDPASRRRLLRVLRQVAEQGVTVLVSSHILSELEEMADHVVFLDAGHVVDSSSVRDLAERPRPWRIESLDVSALSRALGDLGVRHHGVVDPAQTSGGHAEALVDLPDEATASRLLRDLAGKDAAVVAFGPATGRLEAAYLASEAADREGAL encoded by the coding sequence ATGACTGAGAGCACAACCCCGGTCGAGGGAGCGGGCCCGGATCCGCAGGGGGAATCGGGCACGGGGTACGCCTATGACCCGCCGCAGCATGCGTCGCCGGGGGGCGAGGCGATGGGAGGGGACACCATCGGCCCGCCGACCGGACTGGGCGCCGTCGACCCGCAGAACGGGCACGCATTCGACCTGCAGAATGGGAAAGCCGCCGGCCCGCCGAACGGCGCCGTGAACGGCCCCGGCATCCTGTGCGAGCACGTCAGCCGCTCCTTCGGCGCCGTGCACGCGGTGCAGGACCTGTCCTTCGCCGCGCCACGCGGGAAGGTGACCGCCCTGGTGGGCCCCAACGGCTCCGGCAAGTCCACGCTCATGCTCATGCTCGCCTCGCTGCTGGCGCCGGACAGCGGCCGGGTGCTGGTCCACGGCGTCGACCCCTCGCAGGACTCCGCGGCGGTGCGCGCGACGGTGGGGTGGATGCCCGACCAGTTCGGCGCCTGGGACTCGCTGCGCGTCTCCGAGGTACTCGAGGTGATGGCGCGGGCGTACTTCCTGCCCGGTGAGCAGATCCGCTCGCGGGTCGACGAGCTGCTGATGCTGATGGACCTGGTGCCGCTCGCCGCCCAGCCTGCCCACGTGCTCTCGCGTGGGCAGAAGCAGCGCCTGGGTCTGGCCCGCGCCCTCGTGCACCGCCCGGAGGTGCTGGTCCTCGACGAGCCCGCCTCCGGCCTCGACCCCGCCTCGCGGCGCCGGCTGCTGCGAGTGCTGCGGCAGGTCGCCGAGCAGGGCGTGACGGTGCTGGTCTCCAGTCACATCCTCTCCGAGCTGGAGGAGATGGCCGATCACGTCGTGTTCCTCGACGCCGGGCACGTCGTCGACTCCTCCAGCGTGCGCGATCTCGCCGAGCGTCCCCGGCCCTGGCGGATCGAGTCGCTGGACGTCTCCGCGCTCTCTCGGGCGCTCGGCGATCTCGGGGTGCGCCATCACGGGGTCGTCGATCCTGCCCAGACGTCCGGCGGTCACGCCGAGGCGTTGGTGGATCTGCCCGACGAGGCCACCGCCTCCCGCCTGCTGCGGGACCTCGCGGGCAAGGACGCGGCCGTGGTCGCCTTCGGACCGGCCACCGGTCGGCTCGAGGCCGCCTACCTCGCCTCCGAGGCCGCCGACCGGGAGGGAGCGCTGTGA
- a CDS encoding glycoside hydrolase family 125 protein, whose amino-acid sequence MVQLPPTLLDAVHERVLDGLDAAAPREEIARRVVAYLRNTSETTVSVEEDGTTFVITGDIPAMWLRDSAAQLTPLLRLVVAEVGAAEDRAVLVGLLSGLLRRQWQYLVIDPYANAFNRAPDASHWDSDDTNLDTPWAWERKFELDSLSYGPDLAWRLWTATGDTSWADEKFVPAARAILETVRTEQHHEERSAYYFRRADCPAQDTLARDGKGSLTAPNGLVWAGFRPSDDACELGYNIPGNHFLALALERLGDLLEHVAGQAPEAAEARRLAGEIREALQRHGLVDGPDGSPIWAYEIDGRGNHVVLDDANVPSLLGLPYLECVDADDPVYLATRAAVLSPHNPYFYSGEHLAGIGSPHTPAGHVWPIAKNVEGLTCGDEDEKRAVLEQLIRTDGGTGMMHEGVHVDDPSVFTRAWFSWSNSMFCELALDLAGVHREMAARV is encoded by the coding sequence ATGGTCCAGCTGCCTCCTACCCTGCTCGACGCCGTGCACGAGCGCGTGCTCGACGGCCTCGATGCCGCCGCCCCGCGCGAGGAGATCGCCCGCCGCGTGGTCGCCTACCTGCGCAACACCTCGGAGACCACGGTCAGCGTCGAGGAGGACGGCACCACCTTCGTGATCACCGGCGACATCCCCGCGATGTGGCTGCGGGACTCCGCCGCCCAGCTGACCCCGCTGCTGCGGCTGGTCGTCGCCGAAGTCGGGGCCGCGGAGGACCGCGCGGTCCTGGTCGGCCTGCTCAGCGGTCTCCTGCGCCGGCAGTGGCAGTATCTCGTCATCGACCCGTACGCCAATGCTTTCAACCGGGCCCCGGATGCCTCTCACTGGGACAGCGACGACACGAACCTCGACACCCCCTGGGCGTGGGAGCGCAAGTTCGAGCTGGATTCCCTCTCCTACGGGCCGGACCTGGCCTGGCGTCTCTGGACGGCGACCGGGGACACCTCCTGGGCGGACGAGAAGTTCGTCCCCGCGGCCCGTGCGATCCTCGAGACGGTGCGCACCGAACAGCATCATGAGGAACGCTCCGCCTACTACTTCCGCCGCGCGGACTGCCCCGCCCAGGACACCCTGGCCCGCGACGGCAAGGGGTCCCTGACCGCACCGAACGGCCTGGTCTGGGCCGGTTTCCGTCCCAGCGACGACGCCTGCGAGCTGGGTTACAACATCCCTGGCAACCATTTCCTGGCCCTGGCGCTGGAACGTCTCGGCGACCTGCTCGAGCACGTCGCGGGACAGGCTCCGGAGGCCGCCGAGGCGCGTCGGCTCGCTGGCGAGATCCGGGAGGCGCTGCAACGGCACGGGCTGGTCGACGGGCCCGACGGCTCGCCGATCTGGGCGTACGAGATCGACGGGCGCGGCAACCACGTCGTCCTCGACGATGCGAACGTGCCGAGCCTGCTGGGGCTGCCGTACCTGGAGTGCGTGGACGCCGACGACCCGGTCTACCTCGCCACCCGTGCCGCAGTGCTGTCACCTCACAACCCGTACTTCTACTCGGGCGAGCACCTGGCGGGGATCGGCTCGCCGCACACCCCTGCCGGGCACGTCTGGCCCATCGCGAAGAACGTCGAGGGACTGACCTGCGGTGACGAGGACGAGAAGCGGGCGGTTCTCGAGCAGCTGATCCGCACCGACGGCGGCACCGGGATGATGCACGAGGGCGTCCATGTCGACGACCCGTCGGTCTTCACCCGCGCGTGGTTCTCCTGGTCGAACTCGATGTTCTGCGAGCTGGCCCTGGATCTGGCCGGGGTGCACCGCGAGATGGCCGCTCGGGTCTGA
- a CDS encoding DNA-binding protein, with product MPHKNTDGPHGDPTRPRDGRAEAGSAPDRIRNDQPEVRGEQHQARREQDAREHLLHLGGEALPSPPWRPLREATSAVDLAQLALWRSRDAAPEELLSALTLMPSARAEVEGLESGLLFIARAAGLTWAQIAEAMGFNSPQACQQHFTRLNARRDVDS from the coding sequence ATGCCCCACAAGAACACGGACGGTCCGCACGGCGATCCGACCCGGCCCCGCGACGGGCGCGCCGAGGCGGGCAGCGCCCCCGACCGGATACGCAATGACCAGCCCGAGGTGCGCGGTGAGCAGCACCAGGCGCGCCGTGAGCAGGACGCGCGCGAGCACCTCCTGCACCTCGGCGGTGAGGCGCTGCCCTCTCCCCCGTGGCGTCCCCTCCGAGAGGCGACCTCGGCCGTGGATCTCGCCCAGCTCGCCCTGTGGAGATCACGCGATGCTGCACCGGAGGAGCTGCTCAGCGCTCTGACCCTGATGCCTTCGGCGCGCGCGGAGGTGGAGGGACTCGAGTCCGGCCTGTTGTTCATCGCCCGCGCCGCCGGCCTCACCTGGGCCCAGATCGCCGAGGCCATGGGCTTCAACTCGCCTCAGGCCTGCCAGCAGCACTTCACGCGGTTGAACGCCCGGCGGGACGTCGACTCGTGA
- the recR gene encoding recombination mediator RecR, producing the protein MYEGIVQDLIDELGKLPGIGPKSAQRIAFHLLDADESSVRRLADVLVTVKDTVRFCEICGNVSAEDTCRICTDTRRSDEVICVVEESKDIVAIEKIREFKGRYHVLGGAIDPIGGVGPDDLRITQLMSRLGSGETTEVILALDPNIEGEATAAYLSRLLGPLELTVTRLASGLPVGGDLDYADEMTLGRAFLGRRTV; encoded by the coding sequence GTGTACGAAGGCATCGTCCAGGACCTCATCGACGAGCTCGGCAAGCTGCCGGGCATCGGCCCCAAGTCGGCGCAGCGGATCGCATTCCATCTGCTGGACGCCGACGAGTCCTCCGTGCGCCGTCTCGCCGATGTGCTGGTCACCGTCAAGGACACGGTGCGCTTCTGCGAGATCTGCGGCAACGTCTCCGCCGAGGACACGTGCCGCATCTGCACCGACACCCGCCGCAGCGACGAGGTCATCTGCGTGGTCGAGGAGTCCAAGGACATCGTCGCCATCGAGAAGATCCGCGAGTTCAAGGGTCGCTACCACGTGCTCGGCGGGGCGATCGATCCCATCGGCGGCGTCGGCCCGGACGACCTGCGCATCACCCAGCTCATGAGCCGGCTCGGCTCGGGCGAGACCACCGAGGTCATCCTCGCGCTGGACCCGAACATCGAGGGGGAGGCCACCGCCGCCTACCTCTCGCGTCTGCTGGGCCCGCTCGAGCTGACCGTGACCCGCCTCGCCTCCGGCCTGCCCGTCGGCGGCGACCTCGACTACGCCGACGAGATGACCCTCGGACGAGCCTTCCTGGGCCGTCGCACGGTGTGA